Proteins from one Capricornis sumatraensis isolate serow.1 chromosome 2, serow.2, whole genome shotgun sequence genomic window:
- the TXNIP gene encoding thioredoxin-interacting protein isoform X2 encodes MVMLKKIKSFEVVFNDPEKVYGSGEKVAGRVIVEVCEVTRVKAVRILACGVAKVLWMQGSQQCKQTLDYLRYEDTLLLDDQPAGENEMVIMRPGNKYEYKFGFELPQGPLGTSFKGKYGCVDYWVKAFLDRPSQPTQETKKNFEVMDLVDVNTPDLLEPVSAKKEKKVSCMFIPDGRVSVSARIDRKGFCEGDEINIHADFENTCSRIVIPKAAIVARHTYLANGQTKVLTQKLSSVRGNHIISGTCASWRGKSLRVQKIRPSILGCNILRVEYSLLIYVSVPGSKKVILDLPLVIGSRSGLSSRTSSMASQTSSEMSWVDLNIPDTPEAPPCYMDSIAEDHRLESPTTPLLDDTDGSQDSPIFMYAPEFRFMPPPTYSEVDPCILNNNVQ; translated from the exons ATGGTGATGTTAAAGAAGATCAAGTCTTTCGAGGTAGTTTTTAACGACCCCGAAAAGGTGTACGGCAGTGGGGAGAAGGTGGCTGGCCGGGTGATAGTGGAAGTGTGTGAAGTCACTCGAGTCAAAGCTGTCAGGATCCTGGCTTGCGGAGTGGCCAAAGTCCTGTGGATGCAGGGATCCCAGCAGTGCAAGCAGACGTTGGACTACTTACGCTACGAAGACACGCTTCTCCTGGACGACCAACCAGCTG gTGAGAATGAGATGGTGATCATGAGACCTGGAAACAAATATGAATACAAGTTCGGCTTTGAGCTTCCTCAGGG GCCTCTGGGAACATCTTTCAAAGGAAAATATGGTTGTGTGGACTACTGGGTGAAGGCTTTTCTTGATCGTCCCAGCCAGCcaacacaagagacaaagaaaaactttGAAGTGATGGATCTAGTGGATGTCAATACTCCTGATTTACTG GAACCTGTGTCAgctaaaaaggagaagaaagtttCCTGCATGTTCATACCTGATGGGCGGGTGTCTGTCTCTGCACGAATTGACAGAAAAGGATTCTGTGAAG GTGATGAGATTAACATCCATGCTGATTTTGAGAATACGTGTTCCCGCATCGTGATCCCCAAAGCTGCCATTGTGGCCCGCCACACTTATCTTGCCAATGGCCAGACCAAGGTGCTGACGCAGAAGTTATCATCAGTCAGAGGCAATCATATTATCTCCGGAACCTGTGCATCATGGCGTGGCAAGAGCCTTCGAGTGCAGAAGATCAGGCCTTCTATCTTGGGCTGCAATATCCTGCGAGTTGAATACTCCTTActg ATCTACGTTAGCGTCCCTGGCTCCAAGAAAGTCATTCTTGACCTGCCCCTGGTTATTGGCAGCAGGTCAGGCCTCAGCAGCCGGACGTCCAGCATGGCCAGCCAAACCAGCTCCGAGATGAGTTGGGTAGACCTGAACATCCCAGATACCCCAGAAG CTCCTCCTTGCTATATGGATAGCATTGCTGAAGATCACCGGTTGGAGAGCCCCACTACTCCTCTGCTAGATGACACAGATGGTTCTCAAGACAGCCCTATTTTTATGTATGCTCCTGAGTTCAGGTTCATGCCACCACCTACTTACTCTGAG gTTGATCCCTGCATCCTGAACAACAACGTGCAGTGA
- the TXNIP gene encoding thioredoxin-interacting protein isoform X1 gives MVMLKKIKSFEVVFNDPEKVYGSGEKVAGRVIVEVCEVTRVKAVRILACGVAKVLWMQGSQQCKQTLDYLRYEDTLLLDDQPAGENEMVIMRPGNKYEYKFGFELPQGPLGTSFKGKYGCVDYWVKAFLDRPSQPTQETKKNFEVMDLVDVNTPDLLEPVSAKKEKKVSCMFIPDGRVSVSARIDRKGFCEGDEINIHADFENTCSRIVIPKAAIVARHTYLANGQTKVLTQKLSSVRGNHIISGTCASWRGKSLRVQKIRPSILGCNILRVEYSLLIYVSVPGSKKVILDLPLVIGSRSGLSSRTSSMASQTSSEMSWVDLNIPDTPEAPPCYMDSIAEDHRLESPTTPLLDDTDGSQDSPIFMYAPEFRFMPPPTYSEVRIVIYHYICPKPFIGS, from the exons ATGGTGATGTTAAAGAAGATCAAGTCTTTCGAGGTAGTTTTTAACGACCCCGAAAAGGTGTACGGCAGTGGGGAGAAGGTGGCTGGCCGGGTGATAGTGGAAGTGTGTGAAGTCACTCGAGTCAAAGCTGTCAGGATCCTGGCTTGCGGAGTGGCCAAAGTCCTGTGGATGCAGGGATCCCAGCAGTGCAAGCAGACGTTGGACTACTTACGCTACGAAGACACGCTTCTCCTGGACGACCAACCAGCTG gTGAGAATGAGATGGTGATCATGAGACCTGGAAACAAATATGAATACAAGTTCGGCTTTGAGCTTCCTCAGGG GCCTCTGGGAACATCTTTCAAAGGAAAATATGGTTGTGTGGACTACTGGGTGAAGGCTTTTCTTGATCGTCCCAGCCAGCcaacacaagagacaaagaaaaactttGAAGTGATGGATCTAGTGGATGTCAATACTCCTGATTTACTG GAACCTGTGTCAgctaaaaaggagaagaaagtttCCTGCATGTTCATACCTGATGGGCGGGTGTCTGTCTCTGCACGAATTGACAGAAAAGGATTCTGTGAAG GTGATGAGATTAACATCCATGCTGATTTTGAGAATACGTGTTCCCGCATCGTGATCCCCAAAGCTGCCATTGTGGCCCGCCACACTTATCTTGCCAATGGCCAGACCAAGGTGCTGACGCAGAAGTTATCATCAGTCAGAGGCAATCATATTATCTCCGGAACCTGTGCATCATGGCGTGGCAAGAGCCTTCGAGTGCAGAAGATCAGGCCTTCTATCTTGGGCTGCAATATCCTGCGAGTTGAATACTCCTTActg ATCTACGTTAGCGTCCCTGGCTCCAAGAAAGTCATTCTTGACCTGCCCCTGGTTATTGGCAGCAGGTCAGGCCTCAGCAGCCGGACGTCCAGCATGGCCAGCCAAACCAGCTCCGAGATGAGTTGGGTAGACCTGAACATCCCAGATACCCCAGAAG CTCCTCCTTGCTATATGGATAGCATTGCTGAAGATCACCGGTTGGAGAGCCCCACTACTCCTCTGCTAGATGACACAGATGGTTCTCAAGACAGCCCTATTTTTATGTATGCTCCTGAGTTCAGGTTCATGCCACCACCTACTTACTCTGAGGTGAGAATTGTCATTTACCACTACATTTGTCCTAAGCCTTTTATAGGAAGTTAA